The proteins below are encoded in one region of Engraulis encrasicolus isolate BLACKSEA-1 chromosome 1, IST_EnEncr_1.0, whole genome shotgun sequence:
- the vasna gene encoding vasorin a, with the protein MRSLTPRCPPPLLLLLLLLLPSPGLSSECPESCSCMPGGDSIFCMERRSSHMPSSIPSTTKHLYVFQNDIEALSEEDFAGLGGLESLDLSQNELTELPDGVFSQLSSLRNLDLSANQIAHVSERCFRGLASLERLYLFNNRIQSIHPDTFEGLDKLLELKLQLNAFAVLPPIRLSQLLLLDISHNRIQPPAASDLQSPKLESLKMAGLGLTDLDEELMSSLHNLHDLDLSQNQLVAMPAALRSARGLISLSLASNQLGGLVKEDFENLVSLQELDLSHLNLQGFPEGFFQLFPRLRELTAAENPFNCLCPLAWFPSWLRNHKVSLGRKEETRCHFPPSNAGRVLVELDHRDFGCPVTTTVATRPPTVSSTLAPPSPTPGTGTGTGTGTTTPSLPSYITPSLEAGDPHHPPHHPHPPAASPSGAEEGDREELMCPATICLNGGTCKFNQQGQVECLCPPDTTGIYCEDLEESPSLPSSPRIAVAPAATAAATPEPDISALLVTSTSITVDLHRYIETRPHIRGIRLTYRSLSGPDPRPIRLSIPISYPEYTLRALRPNSTYLVCAGNFGEDEADDTAAETCCTRARTDDYPAQQPEPAHTEGPPVSLLQLALAGLALVMVVMACLLAAWFLRRRRRRKLAKAGHIELDTEGGEHTELEGVKACLENGNGNGGVGGGGGGGGVGGALPQKQPAEIIMTCSSPSSPTQTTTPNGIEYEALLVQGGGQHHQGGTTNNNVKPSYF; encoded by the exons ATGAGGTCCCTCACTCCAAGATGTCCgcccccgctcctcctcctcctactactcctccTACCCTCCCCTGGCCTTAGCAGCGAGTGCCCGGAGAGCTGCAGCTGCATGCCCGGCGGCGACAGCATCTTCTGCATGGAACGGCGCTCCAGCCACATGCCCAGCTCCATCCCCTCCACCACCAAGCACCTCTACGTGTTCCAGAACGACATCGAGGCGCTGTCCGAGGAAGACTTTGCGGGGCTCGGCGGCCTCGAGTCGCTGGACCTGAGCCAGAACGAGCTGACGGAGCTGCCCGACGGCGTCTTCTCCCAGCTCTCCTCGCTCCGCAACTTGGACCTGTCGGCCAACCAGATCGCGCACGTCTCCGAGCGCTGCTTCCGGGGCCTGGCCTCCCTGGAGCGCCTCTACCTCTTCAACAACCGCATCCAGAGCATCCACCCGGACACCTTCGAGGGCCTGGACAAGCTGCTGGAGCTCAAGCTGCAGCTCAACGCCTTCGCGGTGCTGCCGCCCATACGCCTCTCCCAGCTCCTGCTGCTGGACATCAGCCACAACCGCATCCAGCCGCCGGCCGCCTCGGACCTCCAGAGCCCCAAGCTGGAGTCCCTGAAGATGGCCGGGCTGGGCCTCACCGACCTGGACGAGGAGCTGATGAGCTCCCTGCACAACCTCCACGACCTGGACCTCTCCCAGAACCAGCTGGTGGCCATGCCCGCCGCCCTCAGGTCCGCGCGGGGGCTGATCAGCCTCAGCCTGGCCTCCAACCAGCTGGGAGGGCTGGTGAAGGAGGACTTTGAGAACCTGGTCTCGCTGCAGGAGTTGGATCTGAGTCACCTGAACCTCCAGGGTTTTCCGGAGGGCTTCTTTCAGCTCTTCCCCAGGCTGAGGGAGCTGACGGCCGCAGAGAACCCTTTCAACTGCCTGTGCCCGCTGGCCTGGTTCCCTTCCTGGCTCAGGAACCACaag gtGTCCCTGGGCCGCAAGGAGGAGACGCGCTGCCACTTCCCCCCCAGCAACGCGGGCCGCGTCCTGGTCGAACTGGACCACCGGGACTTCGGCTGCCCCGTCACCACCACCGTGGCCACCCGCCCGCCCACCGTCAGCAGCACCCTGGCCCCGCCGTCCCCAACGCCAGGCACGGGAACCGGAACTGGCACCGGGACCACCACGCCATCCCTGCCCAGCTACATCACCCCTTCCCTGGAGGCTGGAgacccccatcaccccccacaTCACCCCCACCCGCCGGCAGCCTCCCCCAGCGGCGCCGAGGAGGGGGACCGCGAGGAGCTGATGTGTCCCGCCACCATCTGTTTGAACGGGGGCACTTGCAAGTTCAACCAGCAGGGACAG GTGGAGTGTTTGTGCCCGCCTGACACCACGGGCATCTACTGCGAAGACCTGGAGGAGTCCCCGTCGCTCCCCTCCTCGCCTCGGATCGCCGTGGCCCCCGCCGCCACCGCGGCGGCCACGCCGGAGCCGGACATCAGCGCGCTGCTGGTGACCAGCACCTCCATCACAGTGGACCTGCACCGCTACATCGAGACGCGGCCGCACATCCGCGGCATCCGGCTGACCTACCGCAGCCTGTCCGGGCCCGACCCGCGGCCCATCCGCCTCAGCATCCCCATCTCCTACCCGGAGTACACGCTGCGCGCCCTGCGGCCCAACAGCACCTACTTGGTCTGCGCCGGCAACTTCGGGGAGGACGAGGCCGACGACACGGCCGCCGAGACCTGCTGTACCAG GGCGCGGACGGATGACTACCCAGCGCAGCAGCCGGAGCCAGCCCACACCGAGGGTCCCCCGGTGTCCCTGCTGCAGCTGGCTCTGGCCGGCCTGGCCctagtgatggtggtgatggcctGCCTGTTGGCCGCCTGGTTCCTACGCAGGCGGCGGAGGAGGAAGCTGGCCAAGGCTGGGCACATAGAGCTGGACACTGAGGGGGGAGAGCACACGGAGCTGGAGGGGGTGAAGGCCTGTTTGGAGAACGGCAACGGGAACGgtggagtgggtggtggtggtggtggtggtggtgttgggggcgcGCTTCCCCAAAAGCAGCCGGCCGAGATCATCATGACCTGCTCCTCCCCCAGTAGTCCGACGCAGACCACCACGCCGAACGGCATAGAGTACGAAGCGCTGCTCGTGCAAGGGGGGGGGCAACACCATCAGGGtggcaccaccaacaacaacgtGAAGCCCTCGTACTTCTGA